Sequence from the bacterium genome:
TTGTGCAATACTTGGAGATAAAGAGGTTATTCCATCGTTATTAGAAGAGGTAATGAAAGGCGATAAATTTTTGACATACAGCGAAAAATATAGGAAGGGAAAGGGAATGAAGGGTGCAGGGAGAATAATTCCAGCAGAGATAGATGATGAATTAACAAAAAAGATTCAAGCCCTGTCAATTGAGGCATTTAGGGCTTGTAGTTTAAGCGGCATTGCAAGAATAGATTTTCTTTTGAAAGATGGGGAAATTTATATCAATGAGATAAACACAATCCCAGGCTCATTATCCTTTTATCTCTTTAAACCAATGGGAATAGATTTTAAAGAGCTTATTACAAGGCTTATTGATATTGGGTTTTCAGAGTATAAAAGAAAAAAGGAGGTAAAATATTCCTATGAACTTAGTATATTTTGATGTATCACCCAAGCTTAACTGATTTTAAAAAACTTGTTAACAAAGGAAGAACGATTCCCGTATATAAAGAGATATTAGGGGATTTAGAGACGCCTGTTTCTTGCTTTTGCAAGGTAAGGGATAATTATTCATATCTTTTAGAAAGTGCAGAGAGCGAAGAAAAAATAGGGAGGTATTCATTTATTGGAATAAATCCAAAGGTATTCTTTAAGATTAAAGGGAATAGGGTTTTTATTACAAGGAATGGAAAGGAAATAATAAAGGAAGTAGAAAAAAATCCCCTTGTTTTTCTTAAAAACATTATCGCCTCATATCAGGCTGTTTCCTCTCCTTCTCTCCCCAGGTTTTTTGGTGGTGCTGTAGGCTTTGTAGGCTATGATTATATAAGGTTTATTGAGAATCTTCCAGAAAGAATAGAGAATGACCTTGATATTCCAACAGCATTTTTTGTTATAACAGAGAATAATGTAATTTTTGACCATCTTAACCATACAATAAAAATTATAGCCACAATCCCTATTGAGGGAGATCCTGACAAAACCTACAGAATGGCAATAAAATCTATAGAAAGTATAGAAGAAAAGCTAAAAAAGCCCCTTATTTTACCTTGTGAAAAAATAAAAAGCAAAGGCCAAGAATTTGAGGTAAGCAAGGAAGATTATATGAAAATGGTAAAAAATGCAAAGGAATATATAAAGGCAGGCGATATATTTCAGGTTGTTCTTTCCCAGAGGATAAAGAGAAAGACACAAGCTTCGTCTATTTCTATATACAGAAGCCTTAGGCACATAAACCCATCTCCATATATGTTCCTTTTGGATTTTCCTGATTACAAGATTATTGGCTCATCCCCTGAGCTTCTT
This genomic interval carries:
- the trpE gene encoding anthranilate synthase component I, with protein sequence MYHPSLTDFKKLVNKGRTIPVYKEILGDLETPVSCFCKVRDNYSYLLESAESEEKIGRYSFIGINPKVFFKIKGNRVFITRNGKEIIKEVEKNPLVFLKNIIASYQAVSSPSLPRFFGGAVGFVGYDYIRFIENLPERIENDLDIPTAFFVITENNVIFDHLNHTIKIIATIPIEGDPDKTYRMAIKSIESIEEKLKKPLILPCEKIKSKGQEFEVSKEDYMKMVKNAKEYIKAGDIFQVVLSQRIKRKTQASSISIYRSLRHINPSPYMFLLDFPDYKIIGSSPELLVKLEDGIAETRPIAGTRKRGKTEDEDKELEKELLQDPKERAEHIMLVDLGRNDLGRVCEFGSIEVSEFMKAERYSHVMHIESSVKGKMKEGFGGFELLSASFPAGTLTGAPKIRACEIIDELEKKRRNHYGGCVGYFGFTGNMDTGIIIRTILLHKEIAYIQAGAGIVSDSDPEKEYEESLNKASCCLSAISLAEEGLIL